A window of Mus musculus strain C57BL/6J chromosome 3, GRCm38.p6 C57BL/6J genomic DNA:
attaTCTATTATTGTATCCTATACTGTAAAGAGTAAATAATCTCTACTTCTTCTTTTCAGGTTCCAGTTTTAAATCCAAAGTACCTGAAGCAGAAATAATGTCAGGGGAACTGGAAGCCAAGAGCAGGGGTGACACACAGAGCCATGAACAGAAATTGTGCTACAGGTGGACCATTAGCaacttctctttttttgttgaggAAACGGAGGAATATATTACAAGCCTAGTGTTCTCATTAGAGGACAATGACAAAATGACATGGTGTTTGAGAGTATACCCAACCGGGGTTGATGAAAAAAACAAAGATTACGTGTCACTTTATCTGATTTTGCTCAGCTGTGAAAAGGGCTCAGTTTGGGCAAAGTTCGAGGTTTGTATCTTAAATGCCAAGGGTGAAAAATGCAATACAGAAAGGATCCCAAGCTTTTCTAGAATACAGCCACACCAGCCCTTTGGATTCGAAAAGTTCATCACTCGAGATTCCTTCTTGTCTCCAGCCCAAGTGCTAACACCAGATGACAAATTTACCCTCCTCTGCAAGGTGAGCGTACTCCAAGACTCCTTCAGCATTTCTGGACAGAACCCAAGACCTGCAATCAAGGTTACAAGGTGCACATTGGAAAATGACGTAGGGGAGCTGTGGGAGAATCCCCTCTTCACAGACTGCTCCCTGTTGGTAGCTGGCCATGAATTCAGGGCTCACAAGGCCATCCTGGCAGCTCGCTCTCCAGTTTTCAGAGCCATGTTTGAACATGAAATGGAGGAGAGACTAACAAACTGTGTTGAGATCCATGACCTGGATCCCCAAGTCTTCAAGGAGATGATGGGCTTCATCTACACAGGGAAGGTGCCACACCTCCACAGCCACTCCATGGCCTGTGATCTGCTGGCAGCTGCTGACAGGTATGGCCTGGAGGACTTGATGGTCATGTGTGAGGATGCCCTGTGCAGGAGCCTCTCTGTGGAGAATGCTGCACACACACTCATCGTGGCTGACCTCCACAGCACAGAGCATCTGAAGACTCAGGCCCTGGATTTCATTATAGTTTATGCTTCTGAGGTCTCTAAGACCTCAGGGTGGATGTCAATGGTGGAGTCACATCCCCGCTTGGTGGCTGAAGCATTTCACTCTCTAGCTTCTGCACAGCGTGTTTTCTGGGCCCTCCCTTTCAAACAACTTAAGTGGTCTTTAAGACCTACTCAGCTATGACCTACACCTGTCTTCCAACAGCAACTGGGAAATATTCTTCCCAGTGACTCCCTTAGACAATGGTACTGCTGGAACATTTACACTGAATCTGGGGGAGGGCAGCATGGTGGATTTGCAATAGTTCTAAATATGTTGGAATGGTGGTTGGGAAAATGGACAGCATTGGAATCTGGAACAGTCTACCTGACATCTATTCTGTTGATCTTCTCATTTAATTTTTGTCTGATGTCTTGGAATTTGGGATTGAACTTAGGTATTGGCCTGAAGCACAGACCAAAAGGGTTTCTTCAGAGAAATGTGTCTGCATTGGACTAACAGAAAAGATGACCAGGGGCTCAGAGCAAAGGAGAAGTCAAACATAAATGTTTCTTCTTAAGAGAAGTAAAGGGGAAagaaagctttgttttctttaaaactcagtttggggtggggttggaggtggggacatccttgtgcagatgggggcagggggaggtatgggatgtggtatGGGGAttgactgggaggggaataaaatctggagtttaaaataaaataaaataaaataaaataaaataaaataaaataaaaacaacttagtTTGGTTTGAATAAGCATGGCCCATGGTAATTGACACTACTAGGAACTGTGTccatgttggagaaagtgtgtggggaattgggctatgcatagacaggctggtctccagtcgagctgaggtctgaaccccaaaaATGgtaataattcacctacatgacacagtaggcattccctTATGGTCCTGGAGCTCTGGCTTCTGCCTAAGttacatcccccccccccgccccccgcaccACAGTGCCCACAAGAGAAGCTTGGCTAGAAGTCAGGTAGGCAAtggtccaagcttctgaccttcaggctaaactcctccccagttacctagcaacagtaaagaccataaaaagggctgaaCAGCtctacctcactctcttacttgtctctcttacttcttactctcttacctcttacccctcactctcaccccttct
This region includes:
- the Tdpoz4 gene encoding TD and POZ domain-containing protein 4; translation: MSGELEAKSRGDTQSHEQKLCYRWTISNFSFFVEETEEYITSLVFSLEDNDKMTWCLRVYPTGVDEKNKDYVSLYLILLSCEKGSVWAKFEVCILNAKGEKCNTERIPSFSRIQPHQPFGFEKFITRDSFLSPAQVLTPDDKFTLLCKVSVLQDSFSISGQNPRPAIKVTRCTLENDVGELWENPLFTDCSLLVAGHEFRAHKAILAARSPVFRAMFEHEMEERLTNCVEIHDLDPQVFKEMMGFIYTGKVPHLHSHSMACDLLAAADRYGLEDLMVMCEDALCRSLSVENAAHTLIVADLHSTEHLKTQALDFIIVYASEVSKTSGWMSMVESHPRLVAEAFHSLASAQRVFWALPFKQLKWSLRPTQL